The stretch of DNA ATTTCCATCATAATGGAGAGAGCAAAATCTATTTATCTTCTGCTGATATGATGACCCGGAATATGGTCAAGCGAGTAGAAATTCTGTTTCCGCTGTTTGATGGAACCTTAAAGAATCGGATATTCCAATTTTTACAATTGCAATTAAGCGATAATATGAAAGCCCGTTATCAGGATAATGAAGGAAACTATCATTACGTTGAACGAAAAGAAGGTGAACCGATGATCAACAGCCAAGAAGAATGTTTAAAGGCTGTGTATCGTTTGCGGGAAGATGAAGAGTGACAGCCAAGGCCGGCTCCAGGCGCAGGAGGAGCCGGCCTTGGCTGTTGATCAGAGTATACACCAGTTAAAGAGGGGATTGCATGAATAGTTTGTATGTCGCGGCGGGAGGAGCATTGGGCGCCGTCCTCCGCTATTTGTTCAGCAGCTTGAATGCGAGTTTTTTTCCGTTTGGCACAGTCGTGGTGAATACAGCTGGCAGCTTTCTGCTTGGTTGCTTAACTGCGCTTGCTATGAGAAAGAAATGGAGAAAGGAAACATCGCTGTTTTTAGGCACAGGATTTTGCGGCGGATTTACCACCATGTCCAGTTTTTCAAGAGAAGCGGTGGAAATGATTCAGACCAACATGCTATTAGGC from Bacillus xiapuensis encodes:
- a CDS encoding fluoride efflux transporter FluC: MNSLYVAAGGALGAVLRYLFSSLNASFFPFGTVVVNTAGSFLLGCLTALAMRKKWRKETSLFLGTGFCGGFTTMSSFSREAVEMIQTNMLLGSLYIAVSVVSGMTAALIGLKLAEGSRREEKR